CGACCTCGCGCTCCCGTCGAGCCAGGCACCCGCCCGTGAACTCGCCGCGAAGTACGAGGTGACGGGGACACTCCCCCGCCCCTTCTACTCGCCCCTCGTCGTAGTGGCGCACAAGAACGCCGCCGAGGTGCTCGCGGGCAACGGGCTGGCCACGCTGGACGAGGCCCACCGCGGCACCCTGAAGATGGCCGCCTATCTCGACGCGGCCCGCGCCGACCGTACCTGGCAGCAGCTCAAGGGCGCCAATAAGTACGGGGAGTTGACGGGCACGCTCTACCTGTCCAGCACCGACCCCGAGACCTCCAACTCCGGCGCGCTGTACCTGGCCGCCGCCTCCTACGTGGAGAACGGCGGCAAGGTCGTCGCCGGTGCCGCCGAGGTCGACCGCGCCGCGCCGCTGCTGCACAAGCTGGTGAGCGTGCAGGGCGCCCAGCAGTCCGGCAGCGACGCCGTGTTCCGGGACTTCGTCAGCGGCGCCGGCAATCCGCTGGTCGTGGTCTACGAGTCCCAGGTCGCCTCCCTGCTGGCCCGGGGAGAGCAGCCCGAGGACCTGGTCGTCCTCTACCCGGACACCACGGTCAACAGCGACCACACCGCCGTACCGCTGACCGAGGACGGCAAGGCCGTCGCCGAACTCCTGTCCTCGGACCCGGCGTTGCGGAAGCTGGAGGTCCGGCACGGGTTCCGTCCGCAGGGCGAGGCCGCCGGGTTCGCCTCGGACACCACTTACCTGAAGCAGGAACTGACCGGCGTCCACCAGGCCGCCGTGCCCACCTCCAAGGTGCTGCACGAACTGGCCCGACGGGCGCGCGGATAAGGGGGGCAACAGCACATGAGCACCAACGACGACACCTTCGTCCTGACCCCGCCGGAACCGGTGGCCGCCGTGCCGCGCGAGAAGGCCGGCGGACTCGTACCGGTCGACGACGGCGTCCGCAGCGACATGGCCGGCAAGGCGACCGCCTATGTGGAAGGGCTCGCCGGACTCGACGCCCGCTCCCCCGAGTTCGCCGGCAAGGTCGGTGAGATCACCGGGCTCGGCGCCGGGGAGATGCGGACGGCGGCCGCGCAGTCCAACCGCATGCTGGAGCGGACGATCCGGAGCCTGCCGGACAAGGGCGGCGACGCCCAGTCGCAGGTCGCGGGCTCGCTGGTCGAGCTGCGCCGCGTGGTGGAGGACCTCGACCCGCGGGACCTGCCCGCCTCCAAGGGACGCAAGTTCCTCTCCAGGCTGCCCGGTGGCAACAAGCTGCGCGACCACGTCGCCAAGTACGCCTCCGCGCAAGGCACCTTGAACAAGATCGTGGGGTCGCTGCGCGGCGGGCAGGACGAGCTGCGGCGCGACAACGCCGCGCTCCAGACCGAGCGGGTGCGGCTGTGGGAGACCATGGGCAAGCTCCAGGAGTACGTCGTGCTGACGGAGGCCCTGGACACCGCGGTCGAGCAGCACATCGGCCAGGTCGCCGACCCGCAGCAGGCCGACGGACTGCGCGCCGACATCCTCTTCCCGGTCCGGCAGAAGCACCAGGACCTGCTCACCCAGCTCGCGGTGTCCGCGCAGGGCTACCTCGCCATGGACGTCGTACGCCGCAACAACGAGGAGCTCATCAAGGGCGTCGACCGGGCGGCCACGACCACCGTCTCGGCGCTGCGGATCTCCGTGATGCTGGCCTCCGCGCTCGACAACCAGAAGAAGGTCATCGAGCAGGTCAACGCCCTGCGCGGGACCACCGAGGACCTCATCCGCGGCAACGCCGAGATGCTCGCCACGCAGAGCGGCGAGATCCAGCGCATCGCCGCCGACCCGGCGGTGGGAGCGGAGACGCTCCGTAACGCCTTCCAGCAGATCTACCGCACCCTCGACACCATCGACAGCTACAAGGTCCAGGCGACCGAGGCGATGGCGGCGACGGTGGAGAGCCTGACCGCCGAACTGCAGCAGGCGAGCGGTTACCTGGAGCGCAGCCGCTCGCAGGGCGCGCTGGAAGGCGGCCTCGGATGAGAACACGCATCCTCGCGCCGGCGCTCGCCGCCCTGGCGCTCCTGACCGCCTGCACCTCGCAGAAGGCGGCCGACGAGCCCGACGACGCCCCGAGACCGGGGTCCCTGCGCATCCTCGCCTCCAGCGAGC
The DNA window shown above is from Streptomyces chartreusis and carries:
- a CDS encoding substrate-binding domain-containing protein → MRRIAGIILAVLLIGGVVVAVVAGRSNGDKGTATKTVQAVIGSEKAEFFADPDVVKALAAKGYTVKAETSGSWAMEGLDLKGYDLALPSSQAPARELAAKYEVTGTLPRPFYSPLVVVAHKNAAEVLAGNGLATLDEAHRGTLKMAAYLDAARADRTWQQLKGANKYGELTGTLYLSSTDPETSNSGALYLAAASYVENGGKVVAGAAEVDRAAPLLHKLVSVQGAQQSGSDAVFRDFVSGAGNPLVVVYESQVASLLARGEQPEDLVVLYPDTTVNSDHTAVPLTEDGKAVAELLSSDPALRKLEVRHGFRPQGEAAGFASDTTYLKQELTGVHQAAVPTSKVLHELARRARG
- a CDS encoding toxic anion resistance protein, giving the protein MSTNDDTFVLTPPEPVAAVPREKAGGLVPVDDGVRSDMAGKATAYVEGLAGLDARSPEFAGKVGEITGLGAGEMRTAAAQSNRMLERTIRSLPDKGGDAQSQVAGSLVELRRVVEDLDPRDLPASKGRKFLSRLPGGNKLRDHVAKYASAQGTLNKIVGSLRGGQDELRRDNAALQTERVRLWETMGKLQEYVVLTEALDTAVEQHIGQVADPQQADGLRADILFPVRQKHQDLLTQLAVSAQGYLAMDVVRRNNEELIKGVDRAATTTVSALRISVMLASALDNQKKVIEQVNALRGTTEDLIRGNAEMLATQSGEIQRIAADPAVGAETLRNAFQQIYRTLDTIDSYKVQATEAMAATVESLTAELQQASGYLERSRSQGALEGGLG